The following are encoded together in the Candidatus Cloacimonadota bacterium genome:
- a CDS encoding mannose-1-phosphate guanyltransferase has protein sequence ISKESLLTICTKEIVTPFQFGNIHTEGDFVTGIEEKPDIRTTILAGIYIFKPGILDLIPDNEYFGMDSLIRKMIDLSLPITHYPIEEYWLDIGQVKDYEKAQEIYKEKFE, from the coding sequence CAATAAGCAAAGAATCTCTACTTACCATTTGTACTAAAGAGATCGTTACGCCATTCCAGTTTGGCAACATTCATACGGAAGGTGATTTTGTAACCGGAATAGAAGAAAAGCCGGATATAAGAACTACTATTCTGGCAGGGATATACATTTTTAAGCCGGGAATTCTTGATTTGATCCCGGACAATGAATACTTTGGTATGGACAGCCTGATTCGCAAGATGATTGATCTGAGCTTGCCTATTACGCATTATCCAATCGAGGAATACTGGCTGGACATTGGGCAAGTGAAAGACTACGAAAAGGCGCAAGAAATCTACAAAGAAAAGTTTGAATAG
- a CDS encoding NAD(P)/FAD-dependent oxidoreductase, with protein sequence MEKINTVVIGAGAIGLAIAYELAKADPDLVVVEKEKSFGRHTSSRNSEVIHAGHYYNTGSLKARLCVEGNALLYDYLKENGIAHKNTGKIIVATNEAEKDVVTSYLRRGEANGCSGFRMITADEAQSLEPSAKCKAGLFIPSTGIFDTHEYMRSLAENIEEKGAFIVYGDEVTGIVYDKGSYILDFASGEQFQCKNLINSAGLWADRIAAMAGMDIEALKINQHWCKGQYYKTTKLKGIDHLIYPVADPKGIFLGIHLTINLAGEVRFGPNAFYVDEIDYRFENEYFDEFYKAINRYIDIPKEDLMPDDVGIRPKLQGPNDGFRDFYIQEESSNGFPGLVNLIGMESPGLTASLAIAKYVSKIQGN encoded by the coding sequence ATGGAAAAGATAAATACAGTTGTCATCGGAGCCGGTGCGATAGGGCTTGCAATAGCTTATGAGCTGGCAAAAGCTGATCCGGATTTGGTAGTAGTTGAAAAAGAGAAAAGCTTTGGCAGGCATACCAGCAGCAGGAACAGCGAAGTAATTCATGCCGGGCATTATTACAATACCGGATCGTTGAAAGCCCGGTTGTGCGTAGAGGGCAATGCCTTACTTTATGATTATCTAAAAGAAAATGGGATTGCTCACAAGAATACCGGAAAGATCATTGTTGCCACGAATGAAGCTGAGAAAGATGTAGTGACTTCATACTTGAGGCGGGGTGAGGCAAATGGATGCTCTGGGTTCAGGATGATTACTGCAGATGAGGCTCAATCTCTTGAACCTTCTGCAAAATGTAAGGCAGGTTTGTTTATACCCAGCACTGGGATTTTTGATACACATGAGTATATGCGCAGCTTAGCGGAAAACATCGAAGAGAAGGGCGCTTTTATCGTTTATGGTGATGAAGTCACAGGCATCGTTTATGATAAGGGTTCATATATATTAGACTTTGCGAGCGGAGAGCAGTTTCAATGCAAGAATCTGATCAACTCAGCCGGCTTATGGGCAGATAGGATTGCGGCAATGGCAGGAATGGATATCGAAGCTTTGAAGATAAATCAGCATTGGTGTAAGGGGCAGTATTACAAGACCACAAAGCTGAAGGGGATTGATCATCTGATTTATCCTGTAGCGGATCCCAAAGGGATATTCCTCGGCATCCATCTAACTATCAATCTTGCCGGAGAAGTTCGATTTGGACCCAATGCTTTTTATGTAGATGAGATAGATTATCGATTTGAAAACGAATACTTCGATGAGTTTTATAAAGCTATTAACCGCTATATTGACATTCCCAAAGAAGACCTTATGCCGGATGACGTTGGCATACGCCCCAAATTGCAAGGACCAAATGACGGATTCCGCGATTTCTATATTCAGGAAGAATCGAGTAATGGCTTCCCGGGATTGGTCAATCTTATCGGTATGGAATCGCCGGGTCTCACTGCCAGCCTGGCAATTGCTAAGTATGTAAGTAAAATACAAGGTAACTAA